From Hymenobacter sediminicola:
AAGAGATTCTGGAAGGTCTGGGCTTCACGACCGAAGAGTTGCAGCGCCCCCTCAAGCTGTTTTCGGGTGGCTGGCGCATGCGCGTGATGCTGGCAAAAATCCTGCTTCAGCAACCTTCGCTGCTGCTGCTCGACGAACCGACCAACCACTTGGACTTACCTTCCATCAAGTGGATTGAGAACTACCTGGCCGGTTACGAAGGCGCCGTTATCATCGTCAGCCACGACCGGGAATTCCTGGACCGCACCACCAATACCACCGTGGAAGTAACGGGCGGCAAGCTGGTGCCGTACGCCGGCAACTACTCTTACTATCTGGAAGAGAAGGAGGAGCGCAACGCCATCCAGAAAGGCGCTTTTGAGAACCAGCAGGCCCAGATCAAGCAGGCCGAGCGGTTTATTGAGCGGTTCAAGGCCAAAGCCAGCAAGGCCAAGCAGGCCCAGAGCCGCGTGAAGGCCCTCGATAAGCTGGAGCGCATCGAAAACGTGGCCGGCGACGACGCCAAAGTGAACATCAAGTTCAACTTCACTGTCACGCCCGGCCGCCATATCCTGCGCATGGAGCACGTGGGCAAGAAATACGGCGAGAAAATCATCTTCCGCGACACGCACGTGCACATTGAGCGGGGCGACAAAATTGCCCTCATCGGAGCCAACGGCAAAGGCAAATCGACGCTGATGCGGCTGGTGGCGGGCCAGGAAGCGCCCACCAACGGCAACCACCAGCTGGGCCACAACGTCATCATGTCGTTCTACGCGCAGCACCAGCTCGAAAGCCTACGCATCGAGAACGAGATTCTGCAGGAAATGGTAGAAGCCGGCTCGAAACGCTCCGAAATGGAGCTGCGCTCGGTGCTGGGCTCGTTCCTGTTCACCGGCGACGAGGTGTACAAGAAAATCAAGGTGCTGAGCGGCGGCGAGAAAAGCCGCGTGGCGCTGGCCAAAACCTTGATTTCGGAAGCCAACTTCCTGCTCC
This genomic window contains:
- a CDS encoding ABC-F family ATP-binding cassette domain-containing protein, yielding MISITDLDFHFGSRTLYDKASLHIKPKDKIGLIGLNGRGKSTLLRILVGEYKPDGGSISMSKDVSLGFLNQDLLSYDSHESILVVAMQAFAEALDLQKKIDAILVEFETNYTDDLVEKLADLQERFEALGGYTMQARAEEILEGLGFTTEELQRPLKLFSGGWRMRVMLAKILLQQPSLLLLDEPTNHLDLPSIKWIENYLAGYEGAVIIVSHDREFLDRTTNTTVEVTGGKLVPYAGNYSYYLEEKEERNAIQKGAFENQQAQIKQAERFIERFKAKASKAKQAQSRVKALDKLERIENVAGDDAKVNIKFNFTVTPGRHILRMEHVGKKYGEKIIFRDTHVHIERGDKIALIGANGKGKSTLMRLVAGQEAPTNGNHQLGHNVIMSFYAQHQLESLRIENEILQEMVEAGSKRSEMELRSVLGSFLFTGDEVYKKIKVLSGGEKSRVALAKTLISEANFLLLDEPTNHLDMQSVNILIQALDQYQGTYIVISHDRFFVENVANKIWYIEDFQLKEYPGTYAEYEQWQEDREKAAKKAGLPSPSAAKPLPKEEKKVEAAPAKTPSPDQKKALKELAEVEKKIEESEKELARYETQLADPQIYQNAAQLKDATLKFEQVKKELAQLNDRWEMLAEV